A section of the Candidatus Thermoplasmatota archaeon genome encodes:
- a CDS encoding translin family protein: MSMENLEGIIEGMEARLDEKDAVRELALKSSRTIARLAGEAVRRIHRGEDMIDLLREVRDRNGELSSALRDHLDIYYAGYIENAHQELAEVSILHSIVENKPLPTPSDLEVTDKAYLMGFGDVVGELRRITLDALKRGDADAANKHLQQMEEIFTVLMRFDFPSGLLAIKRKQDIARRLLEKTRGEVAVATYGKSLEEKMDDLLDKL, from the coding sequence AGGACGCCGTGCGGGAACTCGCCCTGAAATCATCCAGGACGATTGCGAGACTGGCTGGCGAGGCGGTCAGGCGGATCCATCGCGGCGAGGACATGATAGACCTCCTGCGGGAGGTGCGTGACCGGAACGGAGAGCTCTCGTCTGCTCTTCGGGACCATCTTGACATCTATTATGCCGGGTACATAGAGAACGCTCATCAGGAGCTCGCGGAGGTGAGCATCCTGCATTCGATAGTCGAGAACAAGCCCCTGCCCACACCGAGCGACCTCGAGGTGACGGACAAGGCCTATCTGATGGGCTTCGGGGACGTCGTCGGTGAGCTCAGACGGATCACGCTGGATGCCTTGAAGAGGGGAGACGCCGACGCCGCCAACAAGCACCTCCAGCAGATGGAGGAGATATTCACGGTGCTCATGAGGTTCGACTTCCCATCTGGGCTTCTCGCCATAAAGAGGAAGCAGGACATCGCCCGGAGGCTGCTTGAGAAGACGAGGGGAGAGGTGGCCGTGGCCACCTACGGGAAGTCGCTAGAAGAAAAGATGGACGACCTCTTGGACAAGCTCTAG